A section of the Carya illinoinensis cultivar Pawnee chromosome 12, C.illinoinensisPawnee_v1, whole genome shotgun sequence genome encodes:
- the LOC122290365 gene encoding glycine-rich protein A3-like has protein sequence MGGGKDKHGESDKGLFSHHGHHGGHGYPPGQYPPPPGAYPPGAYPPQQGYPPHGYPPQGYPPAGYPPGAYPPSGYPGPSAPHHSGHGGIGSLIAGGAAAAAAYGAHHLSHGAHYPHGPHMHHGKFKHHGKFKHGKFGKHGKHGKFGKHGMFGGKFKKWK, from the exons ATGGGTGGTGGAAAGGATAAGCATGGTGAATCTGACAAAGGGTTATTCTCACACCATGGCCATCATGGTGGCCATGGATATCCTCCAGGACAGTACCCTCCTCCTCCTGGGGCTTACCCTCCCGGAGCATACCCTCCACAACAAGGTTATCCGCCGCATGGTTACCCACCTCAAGGCTACCCACCAGCAGGATATCCTCCTGGTGCTTACCCACCATCTGGGTATCCTGGTCCATCTGCTCCACATCATTCAG GACATGGGGGCATTGGGTCACTCATAGCTGGGGGTGCAGCTGCTGCAGCTGCATATGGTGCTCACCATCTCAGCCATGGAGCTCACTATCCTCATGGCCCCCACATGCATCATGGGAAGTTCAAGCACCATGGAAAGTTCAAGCACGGCAAGTTTGGAAAGCATGGGAAACACGGCAAGTTTGGCAAGCATGGGATGTTCGGGGGGAAGTTCAAGAAATGGAAATGA